Proteins from one Pleurocapsa minor HA4230-MV1 genomic window:
- a CDS encoding TIGR02587 family membrane protein: protein MSNRQQPAGNKRSNNSWQEEIQEIISGASGGFLFGIPLLYTMEVWFIGSEIEPPMLLSSLAVTFTIVLMLNQIEGFRPQKNLTILENIAETIETLAIGITCAALMLIVLQEINGQTSLSEALGKIVFEGIPFSVGVAFSRSLLTRGAETDSDNNNQSVQSNKQQAIVWKDTVADLFAAMIGALFVSFSIAPTDEIDMLAASASSGWLLIMMLASLLISYGIVFASKITNYQNRRKQSGIFQSPKSETIISYLISLLTGILIMWFFHKLTFSDPWFMWLRHGIVLGLPACIGGAAGRLAV, encoded by the coding sequence TTGAGTAATCGACAGCAGCCAGCAGGAAATAAAAGATCTAACAATAGCTGGCAAGAAGAAATCCAAGAAATCATCAGTGGCGCTTCGGGAGGATTTTTATTTGGCATTCCCTTGCTTTACACGATGGAAGTCTGGTTTATCGGCTCTGAGATCGAACCGCCAATGCTCTTAAGCAGTCTAGCCGTAACGTTTACGATTGTGCTAATGCTCAATCAGATTGAAGGTTTTCGACCACAAAAAAACCTAACTATCTTAGAGAATATCGCCGAAACCATTGAAACCCTAGCGATTGGTATAACCTGTGCAGCCTTGATGTTAATTGTTTTGCAAGAAATTAATGGACAAACATCTTTAAGCGAAGCATTAGGTAAAATTGTTTTTGAGGGTATTCCTTTTTCCGTTGGGGTGGCATTTTCGCGATCGCTTTTAACTAGAGGTGCAGAAACAGATTCCGATAACAATAATCAGTCTGTTCAATCTAACAAGCAGCAAGCTATAGTCTGGAAAGATACTGTGGCAGATCTATTTGCTGCAATGATCGGCGCTTTGTTTGTGTCTTTTAGCATTGCACCAACTGATGAGATAGATATGCTAGCAGCCTCTGCGTCTTCTGGTTGGCTACTGATTATGATGCTGGCTTCGTTATTAATCTCTTATGGCATTGTCTTTGCCTCAAAAATTACCAACTATCAAAATCGTCGAAAACAATCGGGAATATTTCAGAGTCCCAAGAGCGAGACGATTATATCTTATTTAATATCTTTACTAACAGGAATACTAATCATGTGGTTTTTTCACAAACTAACTTTTAGCGATCCGTGGTTCATGTGGCTACGTCATGGCATAGTATTAGGCTTACCTGCCTGTATTGGTGGCGCTGCGGGA